CCCCCCGGCGTTGCCCCCGGCCCCGCCCGCCCGCCGCCTCGCCGTGTGGTCCGCCGCTCCCGTCAGCTCCGCACCTTGTCGAGGAAGGCGGAGAGATTGCCCGTGGTGCGGGCGATCTGCTCGGCCACCGTGAGGCTCTCCTCCATGCGCAGCCCGCTGTCCGGGATCTTCCGGCCGCGCACATAGAGCGAACAGGCCAGGTCCGTGCACATGTACACGCCGACGGAGTTGCCCTCGCGCCCCGCCGGGCCCGCCTTGCGCGCGGTCATCAGGGAGACTCCGCCGCCCGGGTGGGTGGTCAGGCACAGGG
The sequence above is a segment of the Streptomyces griseoviridis genome. Coding sequences within it:
- a CDS encoding FBP domain-containing protein; the encoded protein is MKSLTEQEIRASFVNCSKGEAKRLAVPRDLDERPWEHLDFLGWRDPGAPDRSYLVAERDGGPVGVTLRFPPSQRGFLHRSMCSLCLTTHPGGGVSLMTARKAGPAGREGNSVGVYMCTDLACSLYVRGRKIPDSGLRMEESLTVAEQIARTTGNLSAFLDKVRS